From Plectropomus leopardus isolate mb chromosome 17, YSFRI_Pleo_2.0, whole genome shotgun sequence, a single genomic window includes:
- the LOC121956555 gene encoding cytochrome P450 2K1-like, giving the protein MLEDVFQSSSSVSLLVAIMGLLVLHLFYSCFSSHEKRREPPGPKPLPLLGNLLQLDLKRLDCSLVDLSKKYGPVFTVYLGQKKVVVLAGYRTVKQALVDHAKEFGDREITPIFYDFNKGHGLLFSNGDSWKEMRRFALSTLRDFGVGRKIGEGKIIEECHYLIEEFEQHEGKAFKNTQTINYAASNVMTAIMFGKRFEYKDPAFKDVVDRDHEAIRLTGSPSIQIYNMFPWLGPCLKNWRNLMKANEAYTKDIKTLIAELKETLKPDMCRCFVDVFLTRKIKLESTSSSILLGTALILFVMYTFFSNSDNRGKNPPGPRPLPLLGNLLELDLKTPSSTLYKLSKKYGSVFIFYFGPQKTVVLSGYKTVKEALVNHAEEFGGRYVDPIVHDLCDAYRGPLFSNGKLWKEMRRFTLTNLKDFGMGRKTAEEKIIEECHYLIKVFEKHEGKPFNPSKAVNYAVANIISAMIYGSRSEYSDPEFTRMVDRINDNLKLTGCPSMQLYSVFPRLFKWVGKRVLFMKNVAENRHQIKQLIGHLQETLNPQLCRGYVDSFLNQMQKLQDSGITDSYYNMETLVSCIGNLLSAGTDTTGNTLRWSVLFMTKYPQIQDQVQKELRRVVGSRQVLAEDRINLPYTNAVIHETQRMANILPIALPHTTNKDMTFKGYFIQKGTVVYPLLTSVLWDESEWETPHVFNPAHFLNKDGMFVKRDAFLPFSAGHRACLGEGLARMELFLFFTALLQHFCFIPPPGVTREELDMTPDVGFTKNPSPHELCAIRRV; this is encoded by the exons ATGTTGGAAGATGTTTTCCAGTCCTCCTCTTCAGTCTCCTTGTTGGTGGCCATTATGGGCCTGCTGGTCCTCCACCTTTTTTACTCCTGCTTCAGCTCCCATGAAAAGAGGAGGGAGCCTCCAGGACCTAAACCTCTTCCCCTACTTGGTAACTTGCTTCAGCTGGATCTCAAGAGACTCGACTGCTCCCTTGTtgat CTGTCCAAAAAATATGGACCAGTGTTCACAGTCTACTTGGGACAGAAGAAGGTGGTGGTCCTGGCAGGATATAGGACAGTCAAACAGGCTCTGGTTGACCATGCTAAGGAGTTTGGAGACCGAGAGATCACTCCCATATTCTATGATTTCAACAAAGGACAcg GCTTACTATTTTCCAATGGTGACTCCTGGAAAGAAATGCGACGTTTTGCACTATCCACACTGAGAGATTTTGGGGTGGGCAGAAAGATTGGTGAAGGGAAAATCATTGAGGAATGTCACTACCTGATTGAAGAATTTGAACAACATGAAG gtaaagcttttaaaaacaccCAGACAATTAATTATGCAGCCTCAAACGTTATGACAGCCATCATGTTTGGAAAGAGGTTTGAGTACAAGGACCCTGCCTTCAAGGATGTTGTTGACAGAGATCACGAGGCTATCCGTCTGACTGGATCGCCATCCATTCAG ATCTACAACATGTTTCCTTGGCTGGGCCCTTGTCTTAAAAACTGGAGGAATTTGATGAAGGCTAATGAGGCCTACACAAAGGACATAAAAACCTTAATTGCAGAGCTGAAAGAGACTCTGAAACCTGACATGTGCAGATGCTTTGTTGATGTATTCCTGACCCGTAAGATAAAACTAGAG TCCACCAGTTCATCCATTCTACTGGGCACTGCTCTGATCCTATTTGTCATGTACACATTTTTCTCCAACTCTGATAATCGAGGAAAGAATCCTCCAGGACCCAGGCCTCTGCCTTTGTTGGGCAATTTGTTGGAGCTGGATTTAAAGACACCCAGCAGTACCCTCTACAAG CTTTCCAAGAAATATGGATCAgtgttcatattttattttgggcCCCAGAAAACTGTAGTCCTTTCAGGATACAAGACAGTGAAGGAGGCACTGGTCAACCATGCTGAGGAGTTTGGAGGCAGATACGTTGATCCCATAGTCCATGACTTATGTGATGCAT ACAGAGGACCTTTATTTTCCAATGGAAAATTATGGAAAGAAATGAGGCGTTTTACTCTGACCAACCTGAAAGACTTTGGGATgggcagaaaaacagcagaggagaaaatcaTTGAGGAGTGTCACTATCTGATCAAAGTGTTTGAAAAGCATGAAG GTAAACCCTTCAATCCATCCAAGGCAGTAAATTATGCAGTTGCCAATATCATCAGTGCAATGATCTATGGCAGCAGGTCTGAATACAGTGATCCAGAGTTTACACGTATGGTGGACCGGATCAATGACAACCTTAAACTTACAGGCTGTCCTTCAATGCAG TTGTACAGTGTTTTCCCCAGGTTGTTCAAATGGGTGGGCAAAAGGGTGCTCTTCATGAAGAATGTTGCTGAAAATAGACATCAAATAAAGCAACTGATTGGACATTTACAAGAAACTTTGAATCCTCAGTTGTGCAGAGGATATGTGGACTCATTTTTGAACCAAATGCAGAAGCTGCAG GATTCTGGGATTACAGACTCATACTACAACATGGAAACCCTTGTGTCATGTATTGGGAACCTCTTATCGGCTGGTACTGACACTACAGGAAATACACTGAGATGGAGTGTGTTGTTCATGACCAAATATCCTCAAATACAAG ACCAGGTCCAGAAGGAGCTGAGAAGGGTGGTTGGAAGCCGTCAGGTGTTGGCAGAGGACAGGATTAACCTGCCCTACACTAATGCAGTCATCCATGAGACACAGAGAATGGCGAATATCCTTCCCATTGCTCTTCCTCACACAACCAACAAAGATATGACCTTCAAGGGCTACTTTATTCAAAAG ggGACCGTTGTGTACCCTCTTTTGACATCTGTTCTGTGGGATGAAAGTGAGTGGGAGACCCCACACGTCTTTAATCCTGCCCATTTCTTGAACAAGGATGGGATGTTTGTCAAGCGAGATGCCTTCTTGCCTTTCTCAGCAG GTCACAGGGCGTGTCTGGGAGAAGGTCTGGCTAGAATGGagctcttcctcttcttcaccgCCCTTCTCCAGCACTTTTGTTTCATACCTCCGCCTGGAGTCACAAGGGAAGAACTGGATATGACTCCAGATGTGGGCTTCACCAAGAACCCGTCACCTCACGAGCTCTGTGCTATCAGAAGGGTGTAA
- the LOC121956559 gene encoding cytochrome P450 2K1-like, which yields MSLLEDFTSSLFSNSATLLVVVVLLLALYLFSSSFVSQEMGKRPPGPRPLPLLGNLLQLDLKRPYNTLCELSKKHGSVFTVYFGTKKVVVLSGYKTVKEALVSNAEEFGDREITPIFSDISHGHGILFANGESWKEMRRFALTTLRDFGMGKRLAEHRILEECQHLIQVFEKHKGKSFDTAHPVNYATSNVICSIVYGSRFEYDDPRFTKMVQRANENIRVVGSAAIQLYNMFPRFVSWVKTRQLVIKNVETTLRDVKDLIKHLKDTLNPNDCRGLVDCFLVRKQKEEPSPDSLLLVVVVLLLALYLFSSSFVSQEMGKGPPGPRPLPLLGNLLQFDLKRPYNTLCELSKKHGSVFTVYFGTKKVVVLAGYKTVKEALVSNAEEFGDREIPPIFSDTSHGHGILFANGESWKEMRRFALTTLRDFGMGKRLAEHRILEECQHLIQVFEKHKGKSFDTAHPVNYATSNIICSIVYGSRFEYDDPRFTKMVQRANENIRVVGSAAIQLYNMFPRFVSWVKTRQLVIKNVETTLRDVKDLIKHLKDTLNPNDCRGLVDCFLVRKQKEEDSSVGDTHYHEENLINTVNNLFAAGTDTTAATLRWGLLLMAKYPHIQDQVQEELGRVVGSRLVSVDDCKNLPYTDAVIHETQRLANIVPMSLPHKTSRDVTFQGYSIPKGTTVFPLLTSVLYDESEWETPHTFNPSHFLDQEGNFTRRDAFMPFSAGRRMCLGEGLAKMELFLFFTSLLQRFRFTPPPGVTEDELDLTPAVGFTLTPSPHELCAVSRQ from the exons ATGTCTCTTTTGGAAGATTTTACTTCCTCCCTTTTCTCTAATTCAGCCACGTTGCTGGTTGTTGTTGTCCTTCTGCTCGCGCTCTAtcttttttccagcagttttgTTTCCCAGGAAATGGGGAAGAGGCCTCCAGGACCACGGCCTCTTCCCTTGCTTGGCAACTTGTTGCAGCTTGATCTCAAGAGACCCTATAATACTCTCTGTGAG CTTTCAAAGAAACATGGGTCTGTGTTTACGGTGTACTTTGGAACCAAAAAAGTGGTGGTCCTGTCTGGTTACAAGACAGTCAAAGAGGCTCTGGTCAGCAACGCAGAGGAGTTTGGAGACAGAGAAATCACCCCTATTTTCTCTGATATAAGTCATGGTCATG GGATTCTGTTTGCAAATGGAGAATCATGGAAAGAAATGAGACGTTTCGCTCTCACCACCCTGAGAGACTTTGGGATGGGCAAAAGACTGGCTGAACATAGAATCTTGGAGGAATGCCAACATCTGATTcaagtgtttgaaaaacacaaag GGAAATCATTTGACACAGCCCACCCGGTGAATTATGCAACATCGAATGTCATCTGCTCTATTGTGTACggcagcaggtttgaatatgATGACCCCCGATTCACAAAGATGGTGCAGAGAGCCAATGAGAACATACGTGTTGTCGGCTCTGCAGCAATCCAG CTCTACAACATGTTTCCCAGGTTTGTCAGTTGGGTGAAAACCCGGCAGctggtaataaaaaatgttgagacAACTCTCAGAGATGTCAAAGATTTAATCAAGCATCTGAAAGACACACTGAACCCTAACGACTGCAGGGGGCTTGTGGACTGTTTTCTGGTTCGGAAGCAGAAAGAAGAG ccatccccagattcactcttgttGGT TGTTGTTGTCCTTCTGCTTGCGCTCTATCTTTTTTCAAGCAGTTTTGTCTCCCAGGAAATGGGGAAGGGGCCTCCAGGACCACGGCCTCTTCCCTTGCTTGGCAACTTGTTGCAGTTTGATCTCAAGAGACCCTATAATACTCTCTGTGAG CTTTCAAAGAAACATGGGTCTGTGTTCACGGTGTACTTTGGAACCAAAAAAGTGGTGGTCCTGGCTGGTTACAAGACAGTCAAAGAGGCTCTGGTCAGCAACGCAGAGGAGTTTGGAGACAGAGAAATCCCCCCTATTTTCTCTGATACGAGTCATGGTCACG GGATTCTGTTTGCAAATGGAGAATCATGGAAAGAAATGAGACGTTTCGCTCTCACCACCCTGAGAGACTTTGGGATGGGCAAAAGACTGGCTGAACATAGAATCTTGGAGGAATGCCAACATCTGATTcaagtgtttgaaaaacacaaag GGAAATCATTTGACACAGCCCACCCGGTGAATTATGCAACATCGAATATCATCTGCTCTATTGTGTATggcagcaggtttgaatatgATGACCCCCGATTCACAAAGATGGTGCAGAGAGCCAATGAGAACATACGTGTTGTCGGCTCTGCAGCAATCCAG CTCTACAACATGTTTCCCAGGTTTGTCAGTTGGGTGAAAACCCGGCAGctggtaataaaaaatgttgagacAACTCTCAGAGATGTCAAAGATTTAATCAAGCATCTGAAAGACACACTGAACCCTAACGACTGCAGGGGGCTTGTGGACTGTTTTCTGGTTCGGAAGCAGAAAGAAGAG GACTCTTCAGTTGGGGACACTCACTACCATGAGGAGAACTTGATTAATACAGTTAACAACCTGTTTGCTGCTGGGACTGATACCACAGCTGCTACACTGAGATGGGGTTTGCTGCTCATGGCTAAATACCCACATATACAAG ACCAGGTCCAGGAGGAGCTGGGCAGAGTGGTTGGAAGCCGTCTGGTCAGTGTAGATGATTGTAAAAACCTGCCCTACACTGATGCTGTCATCCATGAGACACAGAGACTAGCCAACATTGTCCCCATGTCCCTTCCTCACAAAACCAGCCGAGATGTCACTTTCCAGGGCTACTCAATCCCAAAG GGGACTACTGTGTTTCCTCTTCTTACTTCTGTCCTCTATGATGAGAGCGAATGGGAGACCCCACACACTTTCAACCCTTCTCACTTCCTGGATCAGGAGGGTAATTTTACTAGGAGAGACGCCTTCATGCCGTTTTCTGCAG GTCGTAGGATGTGTCTTGGGGAAGGTCTGgctaagatggagcttttcctctttttcaccTCCCTCCTTCAGCGCTTTCGTTTCACTCCTCCACCTGGAGTCACAGAGGATGAACTTGATCTGACACCAGCTGTAGGCTTCACCCTCACTCCTTCACCTCATGAGCTGTGTGCCGTCAGTCGTcaatga
- the LOC121956557 gene encoding cytochrome P450 2K1-like: protein MLQESEIRDSHYHDDNLLFSVMNLLTAGTDTTGSTLQWCLLYMAKYPHFQDQVQEELDRVVGSRQVQIEDRKNLPYTDAVIHESQRLANIGPLSIPHKTSQDVTFQDYFIKEGTTVIPLLTSVLYDESEWETPYTFNPSHFLNKEGKFTRRDAFMAFSAGRRVCLGESLAKMELFLFFTSLLQRFRFTPPPGVTEDELDLTPVLSFILNPLPHELCAISRK, encoded by the exons ATGTTACAGGAGTCTGAAATCAGAGATTCACACTATCATGATGACAATCTTCTCTTCAGTGTGATGAATCTGCTTACAGCTGGGACAGATACTACAGGAAGTACACTTCAGTGGTGCCTCCTTTACATGGCTAAGTACCCTCATTTTCAAG ATCAGgtccaggaggagctggacagGGTGGTCGGGAGCCGTCAGGTTCAAATAGAGGACAGGAAGAACCTGCCGTACACTGATGCAGTCATCCATGAGTCACAAAGACTGGCCAACATTGGCCCATTGTCCATTCCTCACAAAACCAGCCAAGATGTCACCTTCCAGGACTACTTTATCAAAGAG GGGACTACTGTGATTCCTCTCCTTACCTCTGTCCTGTATGATGAGAGTGAATGGGAGACGCCATACACTTTCAACCCTTCACACTTCCTGAATAAGGAGGGTAAATTTACCAGACGAGATGCATTCATGGCCTTTTCTGCAG GTCGCCGGGTGTGTCTTGGAGAAAGTCTGGCTAAGATGGAGCTGTTCCTCTTCTTCACCTCCCTCCTTCAGCGCTTTCGTTTCACCCCTCCACCTGGAGTCACAGAAGATGAACTGGATCTCACACCAGTTTTGAGCTTCATCCTAAACCCTTTACCTCATGAGCTGTGTGCCATCAGTCGCAAATAA